Within the Nitrosococcus wardiae genome, the region CGAGCCATCCGCCTGAATGCCCGATATGCCAAAAATCTAGGATGGGAGGAATATCGTGACCGTATTGAGGGTTACTTGGTGGTATCAAAGTTCTGGGTTCCTTCAATGTGGCCGGAGAGTGATTTTCCCAGAGCCGTTGCTCGCTGGCAGGAAAAACATGGTCTAAAACCTGACGGCATTATCGGGCCTAACAGCTGGAAACGCCTGAAGGTGATGATATGCGTAGGCTACAAACCAGGCGAAGTAGCGAAATCACGTACCCAACATGGTCACTTGAAGCAAGACGTGTTTATGACCAAGGGTGGGTGGCTTGTAATTGCAGATTTTGCAGTTGGTCGAAGCGAGGTAAAGGCTTCCACACGTAGGGAAAAGTTGCTAAAAGAGTGGCTGAAAAAGTTGCAGGCGTATCCCCCTGACAAAATACTCGTAACAGGACTTAGTGATTGTGTTGGCCAAGAGAATAATAATGAAGCCTTGCGACGCTCCCGCGCCACCGAAGTTGCTAAATTGATTGCTCCAAAGATACCAGCCAAGACCAAGATACGTTTCGGTCCAGGCAAAATGGGCCTGTATTTTGCCGATAACCTCACGTCTAAAAACAGAGCTGTGAACCGTAGCGTTTTGATTCAGTGGAAACGAGTCTTTGAATTTGCTCCGGAGAAAGTACGGGGTGACGCAGCAAAGATCATGGCCAACGTGGTTCGATGCGCAGCCCTGTTAGCTAAGGATATTCCCGGTAAGCCCGGAGAACGCGTACGTAAAATGATTGGTATCGCCGAGCGCGTTGGATATCCGAAGAATCTGCAATTATGGTACTACAATCCACAGCCGATGGTGGATTATTTTGACTGGCGAACGGGCAATAAGGAACGAGCCGTGATGACAAGGGACACGAAAGGAAAAATGCCGTTCGACGGCTACGCGGGCTACCTGCATGGCTCGTGGCGAATTTATCCGTTTAAGACGATGGCAAGAAAATTTGGATCTCTAGATATAAGCTCTTGTACACCCAGGATTCGACAATTTCTGCTCTTCATGCACGACCAAATTGAAATATCTTTCCAAGAAATACAACAACGCATAGGAACTACATCTGTCGGTGGCGGCACATTGTACAAAGGGGCACCAGAGGCGTTCTTAAAGCACTTACATGAACTTCGCGGGACACGAGACCACTTGTATTCTGCATTCAAGTAGTATTACCAACATGGGATACACCGAAAAGAGAGTTTAGGGGTCTATTTAGGGGTCAGGTCTTACATAGTGCATTTATGTACGGAGCGGATAATGGGCAGACGAGATGAAAGTGTTTTTTGAAGCAATAATGGGCAGCCTGCTTTTAGGTTCATGGTCTATATATTTTAAGAGTGGCATCGATTTTAACGGATTATGGGCTTAAGCCCGGCTAGTTGCCAGAGAATACCCATGCAGGAACTACTGTGGAAACCATCGAGCACTCAGGTGGAGCAGGCCCAGCTGACTCGGTTTCTGCGCACTGTCCAGGATCAATTCGGGGCTAAGATCGCAGATTACCCCTCCCTTTATGCCTGGTCGATCCAGCAACCTGAGGATTTTTGGGCGGCGGTTTGGCATTTCTGTGAAGTGCAGGCTTCTCAGTCCTGGGAGACCGTCCTAAAAGGGGGCGACCAGATGCCGGGGGCGCGCTGGTTTGTGGGTAGCCGGTTGAATTTTGCCGAGAATCTGCTGCGCTACCGAGATGAAAGACCGGCCCTGGTATTTCGCGGCGAAGATGGCCGTAGATGCTCCCTCAGTTATCAAGAACTTTATCTCCAAGTGGCGCGCTTGGCCGAGGTCTTGAAAGGGGCTGGCGTGGATGTCGGCGATCGGGTGGCAGGGTGGATGCCCAATAGACCGGAGACCGTTATCGCCATGTTGGCCACCACTAGCCTAGGCGCCATTTGGTCTTCTTGCTCGCCGGATTTTGGCATCAATGGGGTACTGGATCGTTTTGGACAAATCGAGCCTAAAGTGTTGTTTGCCGCCGATGGTTATGATTACAAGGGCAAGCCCATTGATTCCCTGCCTCGCCTTACCAAAATCATGGGGTCTTTGCCTAGCCTTCAGCAGGTGATTGTGGTGCCTTATCTCCACCCTTCACCAGACCTGACCTCAATCCCCAAGGCTCAAAATTATGAGGCCGTTGCGGGAGGAGGGGGAAATCCTCAGCTCTCTTTTGTCCAGCTCCCTTTCGATCATCCCATTTATATTTTGTATTCTTCGGGGACTACTGGAGTGCCCAAATGTATTGCCCATGGAGCCGGCGGGACCCTAATCCAGCATCTCAAGGAATTGGTGCTCCATACGGATCTGCAACGGGAAGATCGGATCTTCTATTACACCACCTGTGGCTGGATGATGTGGAACTGGCTGGTCAGCGCCCTGGCCACGGGGGCTACCGTGGTGCTCTATGATGGGGCGCCTTTTTATCCCCGACCAGAGAGTTTATGGGATATGGCCGCTGAGGAAGGAATTACTGTCTTTGGCACCAGTGCCAAGTATCTGTCGGGATTAGAAAAAGCCGGGGTCCAGCCGGCGCGCACCCATGATCTTGCTAGGCTTCGGGCCATTCTTTCCACGGGCTCTCCCTTGGCGCCCGAATCTTTTGACTATGTGTACCGGGACATTAAAGGAGATCTTCAGTTATCTTCCATTTCCGGCGGTACCGACATTGTGTCCTGCTTCGCCCTAGGCAATCCCATCCTTCCCGTCTATCGGGGCGAATTGCAATGCCGGGGCTTGGGGATGAAGGTGGAGATCTTTGATGAGGAAGGTCGTTCCATCAAGGAACAGAAAGGGGAGCTAGTGTGCACCGCTCCCTTTCCCTCCATGCCGGTTTTTTTCTGGAATGATCCAGAGGGTCAAAAGTACCGGGGGGCCTATTTCGAACGATTCCCTGGAGTCTGGACCCATGGGGATTATGCTGAGCTCACGGCCCATGGTGGCTTGATGATTTATGGCCGCTCCGACACGGTGCTTAATCCGGGGGGGGTGCGGATTGGCACCGCCGAGATTTATCGCCAGGTAGAAAAATTACCTGAGATTCTCGAGAGTCTGGCCATTGGGCAATCTTGGCAGGGGGATGTGCGGATTATTTTGTTCGTGACCCTCCGGGAAGGCCGGACGTTGGACGAGGCCCTCATTACTCGCATTAAACAGACCATTCGTGACCACACCTCGCCCCGCCATGTGCCGGCCAAGGTGATTCAAATCCCGGATATGCCTCGAACCCTGAGTGGCAAACTGGTGGAGTTAGCGGTCAGCCAGGTGATCCATGGCCGTCCCGTGAAAAATCTGGACGCCTTGGCCAATCCAGAAGCCTTGGACTATTTCCGGGATCGGCCGGAACTCCAGGGGCACTAAATCAAAGGAGGAACACTGATGGAATCCTTTCGGGGTTTGCAAATTGACCAGGAAAAGGGTGCTATCCATGCCCGGCTGGAAACCTTGCGCTTAGAGGATCTGGCTCCCGGTTCGGTGGTGATCCGGTCCCATTATTCCAGTGCCAATTATAAGGATGCCTTGGCGGCTACTGGCAAAGGCAAGATTCTGCGGCGTTTCCCCCTGGTGGGCGGCATTGATGTCTCAGGAGTCGTGGAGTCCTCAGATGATCCCCGCTTTCATCCAGGGGATAAAGTGGTGGTTACCGGCTATGGGTTGGGCAGTGATCACGACGGCGGCTATGCCGAATATGTTCGGGTGCCGGCAGACTGGGCGGTACCCTTGCCGGAAGGGTTAAGCCTGTATGACGCTATGGCCTTGGGAACGGCGGGCTTTACCGCCGCCTTGGCGATTCAAAGAATGGAGGACAACGGGCAGCAGTTGGTTCAGGGTCCTATCCTGGTTACAGGCGCGACGGGAGGAGTTGGGAATCTGGCCATTAATATGTTAGCAGGGTTGGGTTACAAAGTGGTCGCTCTGACCGGTAAGTGGGAGGCGGCTGAAGATTTAGAAACTTTGGGAGCTTCCCAAATTCTATTTCGACAAGAATTAGAGATAGGCCAACATCCCCTGGAAAAAGGCCAATGGGGCGGGGCCATTGATACCGTCGGGGGGGAAATATTGGGCTGGCTCACGCGGACCGTATTGCCCTGGGGCAATATCGCCAGTATTGGTCTGGCAGGAGGAAGCGAGCTGCACACCACGGTTATGCCCTTTATTCTGCGTGGAGTGAGCCTTTTGGGAATTTCCTCTGCGGACTGCCCCATGCCTTTGCGCCAACGTATTTGGCAGCGACTAGCTACAGATTTACGTCCCAGGCACCTCCATCAGATTGTCACTGGAGTAGTTTCCCTGGATAAGCTATTGCCCGTTTTTGAGGAAATGCTGGCGGGAACCCATCGGGGAAGGACAGTGGTGCAGATCAAAGGGGATAATTCTTCTAGGGTGTGATTTTTACGCCTGTGAAGGTATTTTAGAGTTAGATGTGTTGGTCTAGAGAGGGAGAGTGCTGTACTCCTTAATCAGGGAAGTGAAAAATGAAAATAGCGATGAGTGATCCTATGTCATTGAGCCGATCCTCAGACAGAGCGTTGTTATTACTACTCTCCTTAGTGACAGCAGTATTGGCCGCCTATACAGCCGAGCTGCATTCAAAGTCGACTGAGCAGTTTCAGGGAGCCGAGTCGGTCAAAGTAGACACGGTCGTTTTCCCAACTTCTTGCTCGCCCCAGGCTCAAGGGCATTTCGTGCGGGGCGTGACTGCATTGCATTCCTTCTGGTATCCGCTGGCGCTTGATGAATTTCGCGAGTCCACCCGCGTTGATCCGAACTGCATGATGGGCTATTGGGGCGAGGCGATGGCCCATAATCATCCGATCTGGGGCGACCCGCAAGAGACTGAGGTTGTGCGCAAGGTGATCGAGAACATCAAAATCACGCCAAAGCTGACGGCCCGTGAACGCGCTTGGTTAAATGCAGTCAGGGTTTTGTATGGCGAAGGCAATAGGCTGGCGCGCGACAAGGGCTATGCAGCGGCGATGGAGAAAATCTACCGAGATTACCCGAATGATCCAGAGGCGGCGCTCTTCTATGCACTTGCGCTAATGGGGACTGTTCGGTCGGAAGACCCCGCCGGTGCGCAGACTCGTTGGCACGCGGGTGAAATCGTTGCGGCGGTTTACAAGGAAAATCCCTATCATCCCGGCGCGGCCCATTACCTCATCCACGCTTATGACGACCCTGCGCACGCCCACCTGGCGCTCGACGCTGCGCGGCGCTATGCTGAAATTGCCCCCCAAGCGCCGCACGCATTGCACATGCCTTCTCATATTTTCCTGCAACTTGGGATGTGGCCGGAAGCCGCCGCCTCAAATGAAGCGTCCTGGGAGGCTTCGAACCAGTGGATACAGCAACAGAATTTGCCAATTAGTGAGCGCAGTTACCACAGTTTGCGCTGGCTGATGTACATTTACCTGCAACAGGGCCGCTATGATAAGGCAAAAGAACAGCTCACATTAATGGGGGAAAGCCTTGCGCAATTTCCCCAAGACGACCCGCGCAATCTCATATTTGGAACATTCACTCACGCTGCTATGGCGGCGATTTTTGTGGTGGAGACCGAGCGCTGGGAAGCAGCGGAGCAATTGCTGCCGAAGGGCGGGGGGATACAGGCTCAGACTGACAGCAGCTCTAACCCGATACAGACTAACCTGGCCATCGTCCAGACTCCGGCGATCTTCGCGCGCGCTCTGGCAGCCGCTGTGAAAAATTCTCCCCAAGCCCAGAAAAGCATAACTGAATTGCAAGCAATTCGGGAAAAGGCCTTGGGTGCGCCGGAGCCTTTCATTGCTGAAATAGGTGGGATGACCGAGGTTCAGGAATGGGAGATCGAGGCTATAACCGCCGCCGCGAAGAACGACTTTGATAAGGCGATGGGAATGATGCAGAAGGCTACGGCGCTGGAGGAAGCAATGCCGCCACCATCAGGGCCACCTCTGGTGATTAAGCCATCCCACGAATTGTTTGGCGAGATTCTGCTGCGCGCGGGCCGCCCGCAAGAAGCCGTCGAGCAGTTTGCAATTTCCCTACGCCGGCATCCAAATCGCGCGCGTTCATTGTTGGGCGCAGCGCGCGCCGCAGCTCATAGTGGGGATACTCAGAGCGCGGTTAAGTTCTACAAGCAATTTGAACAGCAGTGGCGGCAGGCTGACGCCCAGTTGCCGGAATTGGGTGAAGCCCGGGATTACCTAAAGAGGGCAGATAGTGGAATAGTTGGCAAATCGCTTATGAGTTTGAATATAGTCCCCAGCTTCGGCAGGTGATGTGCTCAACAGGTATCCCTCTCCCTTTTGCTATCGTTGCAGATTTGCGTACCGGGTCTACCCTGCTATCGAGTAGTCTCAATAAGCACCCGCAGATCTGCTGTCGAGGGGAATTGCTACATCCAAACGATTTGCCGGACAACCAGCTTTCCCGAGTCCGTCGGCATGACTTAAATGCCAGCGAATTGCTGCAGGCCGCCTTTGATGTTGCTTGTGTTCGTGCAGCCGGCTTCCGCGCCATGATCTTCCGACCGGATCCCCAGGAGCAACCCCAATGGGCAGCTTTCTGGGATCGTCTGGCAATTTGGAAGTCTCTTCGTGTGCTCTTTCTCAAGCGCCGTGACCCATTGGCACAGTATGCTTCTCTTTGCATTGCGCAGCAGACCGGGCAGTTTCACCCGGCAGCGGGAGATCCGATTCTCAGCGCAGAGCATCGTCCGCGGCTCCAAATCGATCCGGATGCCTTCCGCACGTGGGCAGAGCAGAGGCACCAGCTACGGAGTCACCGTAAAGCCCAACTGCAGGGCGTCCCCATCCTGGATCTTTCCTATGAAGAGCTCGTTTCCCAGTGGGATTTTACGATGCAGCAGATTCAGCGGTTTCTCGGCGTTGATATACGACCGCTCGCGCAAGCAAAACAGAAACAGGAGCAGCGACCTCTCCGT harbors:
- a CDS encoding acetoacetate--CoA ligase translates to MQELLWKPSSTQVEQAQLTRFLRTVQDQFGAKIADYPSLYAWSIQQPEDFWAAVWHFCEVQASQSWETVLKGGDQMPGARWFVGSRLNFAENLLRYRDERPALVFRGEDGRRCSLSYQELYLQVARLAEVLKGAGVDVGDRVAGWMPNRPETVIAMLATTSLGAIWSSCSPDFGINGVLDRFGQIEPKVLFAADGYDYKGKPIDSLPRLTKIMGSLPSLQQVIVVPYLHPSPDLTSIPKAQNYEAVAGGGGNPQLSFVQLPFDHPIYILYSSGTTGVPKCIAHGAGGTLIQHLKELVLHTDLQREDRIFYYTTCGWMMWNWLVSALATGATVVLYDGAPFYPRPESLWDMAAEEGITVFGTSAKYLSGLEKAGVQPARTHDLARLRAILSTGSPLAPESFDYVYRDIKGDLQLSSISGGTDIVSCFALGNPILPVYRGELQCRGLGMKVEIFDEEGRSIKEQKGELVCTAPFPSMPVFFWNDPEGQKYRGAYFERFPGVWTHGDYAELTAHGGLMIYGRSDTVLNPGGVRIGTAEIYRQVEKLPEILESLAIGQSWQGDVRIILFVTLREGRTLDEALITRIKQTIRDHTSPRHVPAKVIQIPDMPRTLSGKLVELAVSQVIHGRPVKNLDALANPEALDYFRDRPELQGH
- a CDS encoding oxidoreductase, which encodes MESFRGLQIDQEKGAIHARLETLRLEDLAPGSVVIRSHYSSANYKDALAATGKGKILRRFPLVGGIDVSGVVESSDDPRFHPGDKVVVTGYGLGSDHDGGYAEYVRVPADWAVPLPEGLSLYDAMALGTAGFTAALAIQRMEDNGQQLVQGPILVTGATGGVGNLAINMLAGLGYKVVALTGKWEAAEDLETLGASQILFRQELEIGQHPLEKGQWGGAIDTVGGEILGWLTRTVLPWGNIASIGLAGGSELHTTVMPFILRGVSLLGISSADCPMPLRQRIWQRLATDLRPRHLHQIVTGVVSLDKLLPVFEEMLAGTHRGRTVVQIKGDNSSRV
- a CDS encoding tetratricopeptide repeat protein; amino-acid sequence: MKIAMSDPMSLSRSSDRALLLLLSLVTAVLAAYTAELHSKSTEQFQGAESVKVDTVVFPTSCSPQAQGHFVRGVTALHSFWYPLALDEFRESTRVDPNCMMGYWGEAMAHNHPIWGDPQETEVVRKVIENIKITPKLTARERAWLNAVRVLYGEGNRLARDKGYAAAMEKIYRDYPNDPEAALFYALALMGTVRSEDPAGAQTRWHAGEIVAAVYKENPYHPGAAHYLIHAYDDPAHAHLALDAARRYAEIAPQAPHALHMPSHIFLQLGMWPEAAASNEASWEASNQWIQQQNLPISERSYHSLRWLMYIYLQQGRYDKAKEQLTLMGESLAQFPQDDPRNLIFGTFTHAAMAAIFVVETERWEAAEQLLPKGGGIQAQTDSSSNPIQTNLAIVQTPAIFARALAAAVKNSPQAQKSITELQAIREKALGAPEPFIAEIGGMTEVQEWEIEAITAAAKNDFDKAMGMMQKATALEEAMPPPSGPPLVIKPSHELFGEILLRAGRPQEAVEQFAISLRRHPNRARSLLGAARAAAHSGDTQSAVKFYKQFEQQWRQADAQLPELGEARDYLKRADSGIVGKSLMSLNIVPSFGR
- a CDS encoding sulfotransferase; this translates as MCSTGIPLPFAIVADLRTGSTLLSSSLNKHPQICCRGELLHPNDLPDNQLSRVRRHDLNASELLQAAFDVACVRAAGFRAMIFRPDPQEQPQWAAFWDRLAIWKSLRVLFLKRRDPLAQYASLCIAQQTGQFHPAAGDPILSAEHRPRLQIDPDAFRTWAEQRHQLRSHRKAQLQGVPILDLSYEELVSQWDFTMQQIQRFLGVDIRPLAQAKQKQEQRPLRSVIRNYEQVRGIADHLPT